The genomic segment CGGTTTTCACGACGGGTGCTGCTTCGGTGAACCGTGGGCCGGCTGTGAAGCCCCCTCCGATGTTTAGTATATGCATATTCGGCATGCCAAGATGAGCAGCTTTTTCAAAAACTGTTTTAGCTGCTGCTATGGCTTCTTCAAATGCACGGAAGTGGGTGGCTCCGCTACCAATGTGGAAGGAGACGCCCGGAACAGTGAACTTTGCAGCTTGAGCAGCCTGGAGAAGAGGAACAACTTCCTCAGGAAGTGCACCGAATTTAGCACCTAATTGAAATCTTGCGCCACTGGTTTCGGGGGGTTTGATTCGGATCAATAAGGCACACTCTGGGTGCCACTTTCGAATCTTTTCAAGTTCATCTTTTGAATCAAAAGTAGTTAGGTTAACGCCAACGCTAGCAGCATACTTGATGTGAGACTCTGCTTTGCATGGGTTTGCAAAGACAATTCGATCAGGTGAAACCCCTAAAGCCAGAATGGCTTCTATCTCAGCACGGCTTGCACAATCGAAGTTGGAGCCGAGTGCGGCCATTTCTCGGAGTAGAGCCGGGCTGGGGTTGCACTTGACAGCGTAGAATGCTTGAACCATGGGAAGATTACGAATCCACGTGTCAAAGAGATCCACAACAACACCCAAATCAAGCACGTAAAATGGTTCCGTTTGCTGTTCATCAGAAATGACAGATTGAATGAAAGCGATCAACTCATTTTCTGTCAAGGCCGCAGCCCTCTTTCTCGTCAACCCTCCTGCGCTTATGATTGCCTGGAGGCTCCTGGAGCTTGACACCATGGTGCGAGACTGAtcgagagagagaaaaggagaaaCTATCAGAGAGTGCATGTATTTCCGAATGCTTCGCAGGTGTCTAAATAAATAGCTGGAAATATGAAGAACAGGGATGAAACAAAACTAgaggaaaaatgaaagagaaaactTAGATTTTTCACCAAACGGTGTGCTCACCTTTCACTTACTCAATAGCCAACTATATATACATGacagaagaaagagaaacaaagTGAAAGGGACCAGTTCGCCACGGCAGAGCTAGTCAATTTTTATTGTaagtcaaaaataaaaaaaattaaaattaaaaatttttaaaattaatatattaaaacttaatcaatgattaaaaaattcatataaataataattttatataacatataaataaaaaaatcaagaaaaaaaagcttaTAATAGTCATTTAAGAAAGTTATACTTGACAATATTTCTTatattcaaattcatcaatttgTGACTCTATACTGAAAAGACTAGTAATGTCTTTCTCAatataaataactaaattatttataagaaactcataattgattttgttttggagtcttgtttttataattttcattgTTGAAAAGACTCTCTCCGTAGTTGCTGTAGAAATCAGAAAAGTCAAAATAAGACGAATTAATATATCAATCAAGCGTTTTGATTCATATTACTTTTTTTCATAAGTTGAAGTATTAAGGCTTGGTGATTCAAGTGTAGGAGAATCATTTGAACAAcctacttttttttcttttaaaaaatttattaattattttcaacttactcatattttaatcaaacttgaaaacaaataatgcagtcaatatataatattcttatttatttatatttaaacttaaaatattaaatataaaactataataaataaaatataaatagtcaAATACGAAATACAAGATTTCACacaatagttaaataatataaatagaaagaataaggtaaaagaaaactttacCTCTTCTTAATTTTACACAATGGTGGTGAGCGGCTTTTATCTTTCCTTATCCAAACTCACAAATTCATAAAtctcttttgaaaaatgaagtgTGTTTCAATGGTAAGTtataagaaaagagaaataaaaataacaagacacaaaaaaaaagagaaaaagaaaaagaggtgaggaaaaatttaaatggGATAAAGTTAAGTATGTTTGTGAAATtgtgttattattttttatttatattaattattaaataaataaattattttaagtgactcattaaaaatatataataaataaaaatttttaaaaattttaagaagatcattaataaaatatttttaaaaattttggaaagaGCACTGCCCCTCATTATTGGCTTACCCTCAACCCCTGCAGCTAGCTAAACCACCACTTGGCATTCCAACATCCTAGATGCTTTCGGAATGGTGAGATATACCCTGACACCAAACATTCCCTCAACTACCTAAACGATGTAGTTTTggaaaaaatacaataaaaccGTTATCCTCACGTTTGGAAAAAGTAATAATCACAATAAATAGTAAAAGGACAAGTAAAAATGTCAAACAACTAAAGACACCAAAAACGACATAcgtaaaagaataaaatggcAGCTAAAATCTTCTTCCATTTGAACTTCCTGTTGATCCTCACCTCTACTACTGCAAAATAGAGCACCAAATCTCAACAAGACATCACTCgaatttaatgaaaaacaaatcaCATCACAAACGTACATTGCATGTGACTGCGTCATCTAGCCTACGTATGAACTCCTACAAACACATGTGAATTGAACAAGAAGTTCCTTGGCGAACTCGGAAAATGAGCAATTGACAGAAAGAGGTCTTTTACTAGTATGGTTTAAGACTTATTATGGTATACTAACTTATGGATCGATAATGaaatttacttttcaaaaataaaaaacaactGGCAGAAAGAGCCGTAACGTACTGAAGAAATAATTAGGCACATGCACCTTCCACCAAACACatgcataaataattgaagaaatatgGGTAGGATTGAAGTTTCAAGCATTTATGGTTATTGTCAGACTTCCGGACCATCCCCATTTTTTACTGTGTAGCTTTTTTAACATGCGAAAAGAATTGAAATCAAAGCTTTTTAGTTCATCGAAAGTACAAAGCACAGCAATGGTTTATTGGTAGTATATTacttgtgtgtgtgtgttgaCATTAGAGATTGTAAGGGTCCTTATAATATcttgtactttgatatggtgattaATAAAGATTATCGAATgtcaattgaggttaattataatatttaaaagtgataaaaaataaaaagaatagtttgagataaaatatttcgtacgcgagaaaataataataaaataattatatttttatcgaaaaagaatttatgagataaaaagtgattcggaagtcaattgaggcataataacgTATATTGGGTACCAAGGGGATGagaggagacaagaggaaatttttagaataaaataatattattaaaatattactattttattcagtgtcagaATTTTTTCATGCAAAAGGAGTacatggtcaatctaagtgggggagaagaagaatgagagaattttggagaaaaatgaagttaatgaggtcgcgtgtctttattaagtaaagatagcgcgagcaaataaatatttttaatattataaggACACCGCGttagagtacaaacttcatactttattagtacatgtgtagaagaaggtaatagaagaaaattggagttaaatgaatgttgggatgactaaattaaaataggaagaaacaaaaagggtaaaacggtaattttacgtgaagtttggtcaaagcttccttttggaagctttgactctgatttttttttagcccaaaacttttcttatctcctccagcaagatttttttcctcttctcctCCATGCTCCACaccattcttgaagcttccatgccattttctctttgtCCACTATGTAACcaagttttcttcattttcctttccatgttttcttttcctttcttctccaaacttcttgagcaCTAAATTTACAGCCTTTAATCCCAATTTTCAacacatctaaaccctaggaatagaagaaagaaaaagagagaaaggaagaaaaagcttggttttggtgattcaagcaaggatCGATCagaattcttatttttggcttgagtagtctttgaaaatgagttagtaaCTTAGAGAAAtctcttgtggcagcaaagattggcttgattggagaaaaattgataacATGTAAGTCAATAAACCTatgggtacatgaaggactcaaagtggaaaaggagaataataagcttaacactatgttttaaagcttacggttagttgaatattgtaaGGActtatggttgttgaaaggatttatttgcctaagctagttgaaaattattaagattgtatgacatgttgtttgaaagaaatgaaaaatgaatattgtggatggaggattgagaaacaaagtattgaaagttagatagataacaATGCATGAAAACTATGAAATAatcgagtgaaagtgagaatgattgttgctaCCATATATGTGAattatgtgtggaaatataagatggatttgggcaaaaattatttagaaatgTTGAAGTAGGTACGTgacatcataaataagttgtcgGTGATATAATCAAAGGAATTTCGTAAGCAATGGATGTAAGtaattttggtaaaaatgtattaagatgtgagttaattgaagatggtttcatgataggatgaaaatgtaaatttgagtaaggattaattgattgaagtgctaCCCGTATACGTATATAATTAGATATATTGGGTTCGTATTATTgttaggaagtgcaaagataaAGTTAGAAAACTGTGGTAGCATGTCGGAGTAAATAACGAGCGATCGGCCagtgaaaatagttagagacaccTTCGAACAAATAGCGACTTGAAATCTCATTGTTGCCAGGTGAGtaaacttgcattaaaatgtctTGGGATATACAcgtttatatttaattgaatcCTCTAAAACGTTTTATtagcttttctttaaaaaaaacttgcacaggaacaagcccttgtgaaatgtttttatgttatgaaatggatagtatgatgaattcatatgtttctgtataatgatatatatatactatgtcataaatggtacaaTTGCGTGACAAAtacaaccgtgcatgtgcggagtgggtagtgcacatgccggtaatgatgcTGTCTTGATAATTATAAacgtgcatgtgcggagtgggcagtgcatACGTCGGTAATGATGCTGTCGTGATAAttacaaccgtgcatgtgcagaATGGGCAGTGTACACGCCGATAATGATGTTGTCATGATAATTACAACAGTACATGTGCGGAGCGagcagtgcacatgccggtgatgatgtaCATAAGCTGGATAAGGTGTGGTGGTATATTAATTGATATGTGCTTAAGCATATGTACATGCaatagaaaaattatgattataatatgtgattatatggcatgataaatcttgaaaattttccatttacatgtgaattaattttattgcaacaagaacattctgtttatactgccttgcttggatgattgctgaaaatttcctctcttttcgATTTTCTGCTAAATATGGTTCCTTTattatgaaatgatttaataacccAGGGTTGATGgaaggattttaataagaacttgaactaggttgcattgttttcaaacttaagtgcatcatgatttttaaatcattccttgtaattgcttgttccctttctatgttcactcactgagtttatactcacgttttcaacttcatgttttcagattcaagGGTGGTTGAGATGCAGATTGAGGTGTCCACGTACTCCCATCTTTTAGGCAAGTACTTTGACATTTAGTAGTCATATCTCCCatccagagtcactccgctgatggtCATATTCTAATTACGTGTATATGACTATTTGTTGTGAAATGCTGAGATTCACTTGtcaaattatatgtatgtatataatggttgatgatgtcATTATGAATACatgattgggttttatgagttgttttCTGAGGAATTGTAATTGAGCATTATGAATTTtggattctaaaggaatatGGATTAACGTATAAGATCATGTAAGTAGACTTGCTTGAGCTTGGTAGGCTGAGCTCATTGATCCCTTGcatcggtcatggctcgaaaatttGCTTGTGAGAGTCCTGCATGCCATTGCTGCCAAGAAACGAGTCAGCGTACAGGATTCCTTTGTTTAAGATGCATGCATGACAGCTTGTGAAGGCAGTGCTCTGTCGTTTGCTAAAGATGTTATAGCATTAAGCAAGAATGAGGACTACCTGTCCGAAGCTCGACTGAGTGTATCAAAGTAGAAAGGGAAAGACCAAAACGAATTCAAAGGAAGCAGGCCAGCTAGCTAAAGTCCATTTCAGCTATCTTTTGTCACATTGCTGAAGATGTTCGTTTTAAGTCACCATGATCTTAGTTAGGAATATAGCTGGGGAAGAGATGATGGGAAGACGCTAGCTCGTAAGCATCAAAAGCATGCCCTTGAGATTGATGACTGCGCCACATGAACAGAGGCGCACCCACTTTTCTTGCAACAATTGAATTACTGCGATCATATTCATGTCTGTTAACTGTTCTTTATATCTACTTTCATGGCAAGAAAGGATACGTTTTAATCAATATTGTTCGGTTTGCATGTATACTTttatgtaaagaaaaagaaattttcttagcagagagaagagaaagagcaCATCAGCATTAGTAACACCCAGTCCCAAGATCAAAAGACAAAACTACATCCATTTTCTACATAGAGCAAGATGAGAAATATTGGATTCACGAGAAATGTTAAAGAAACAGAGCCCAGACATAGTTTAGAAAGAGAAGATCCAGCTTGTTGAAACTGAGATCACTATGGTTACTTTCAAGTCCACTTGGTGAGAGGAGAGAAATCCCAATGGATCCAGACTGTTATTGATCCTTGAGTACACAAGCTAGCTATTCTTGCAAACCCTGGttttaatttggaaaaatTGCAGTTCCATATATAGTCATTTAcattatactttttttttctggaaAGGCGTACAGTGTTTTTATTAATAGAAAATGCGGCATTTACATTATACTTAATGGAGCCAGAACTAATTAATGTACCCAAAAAAATCCATAGCTTGGCGAAGTTCTCAAATAGTTTACAAGGAAAGGCTAATGCTTACAAATTTCTAAGCCCCAACATCCATAGACATCAACACAGAAATAAACTCAGAGGAAAGTCTTAGCAAGCACAAgacaaaacacaaaaatttaaaatattttctttttttcttttgattttctgGAAGAATAGTGaggattttgagaaaattaaattgataaGGTGAAAGGGGAGATCGAGACGTTTTAGAATTTTTGGGATTTTTTTACAATGGACCGGCATTGATTGGCATTAACCGTTGATCAGCTTTGACCCGGttcattttgatttaattttaagcccataGACCATTTGAAGTGGTGGGCTCTCTAAAAGGTAAACCCAACCTAAATAAAAGCTATGGTTTTGATATTCTTATAAAGGGTGAGCAAAATTtggttaaaattgaattaatcgataaattttattaatttagcttgatttagttaaattaattaaaaagtttGGTTAAGTCAATTTAATTTagttgaaaaaatttaaatttgttaatcgaattaattgattttgaattttatatattttaaggGTTTTTATTACATGTATGCACTCACAATTTttctatacatatatatgaataaaggACTAGATTTAATCACCAAGAAGGCTTTTTTTACATGTATTTACTCTCACATTTTTCTATATTGATGGCGCTATCGATCAATACTGCTTTTTCTGTGCTAGATTCCATTAATGGGcaaaatacaagaaaataagaaattcTTGTTGGTTGGAAAATGCCACCAATTGTGTGGATTGCAATTAATTTTGATGGCGCATTTCGGAGATCTCTTGAAACAGTAGCTGCTGAGGGGTTATCTGAGATGCAAAAGGGAATTAGCAAAGTGGTTGTCCAATGAAACTAGTCAAATGCTCAGCTTATCGAGCTGAATTGTGGGGAGTTAATCATGGCCTTAAGCTTGCTTGGGACTTGAATTCAGAAAGATTATGCTCCAAGTTGATAATAAGATGGTGGTACAGGTTGTCACTTCACTCTCAGCTCATCCGTGTGCAAACTCGGATTTAATCCAAGTTCTTTAATGATCTACTTCACTAGCACTGAGAGGTGAACGTATTGCACATTTACCATGAAAGAAATGATGTAACTGATCATATAACGagtattgtttttattataaatgagaatttttttaacttctaACACTCTTTCTATTGAAGTTAAGAGATTATTGTTGAATGATATATTAGGGATTTgttttttcaaaatgattcgatcttaataatattttcacttaaaaaatactttatttagacattaatattattgatataaatataatcacacaaaaagttatttaaaattgaacataatgcaaaatataatgaaaactaCCATAAATTTAAGTTAATACCGTATTGAtaagttattaatttattatactCTATATAgcatatttattaataaacaaTATATAGTCTATACGCTATAGACTATAGTAACTTAATGAACTATAGTAATATAGTATAACTTATATTAACATAGTAagttatattaaattattaatataattagtaTACTATAGTAATATAACTTATATTACTAAACTATCTTTTACAAGATACCCGAGTatttggctcattggttggtgtATGATCTTCCTGCCTAAAGAGTAGGGTTCGAATCTACTCtcccccaattataaaaaaaaaaaaaactaacttTTACAAGTACTAGTACTATATAGTAATACAACTTatattagtaattaaatataataccTTATTAATATACTATATATTGATATATCAATGACTTAATGAGTTAatgttattatattataatatataacaaGATACTACATATATTATATAGTATACTTATTAATACACTAATTAGTCAGTAACAATATATTATTATGTATAACCATATACTATTATACTATGTATATTATATGACTTCTTAGTATACTTATATACGATATAAGTATATGTTAActatatattgtaatatatTAATACACTATACAATATTAGTATATAGTTATACactaaatataatatatatatatatatactatataattatatattaattatatatagcAAATATTAATACAATATTCATTGTTTACAGTTATacattatataatatatatcttaatacACTATACAtaatatacttattaataCACTAATTAATCAATATATAGTATAACAAATATACTACATAGTAtacttaattattaatatactaattagtaaaaaattatatattaacaaTATACTATATTAGCAtatttgtaaaattataaGTAATAATGTAATATGTGGTAACATAAAgtacattaaaatatattattaaataaattttaaaaacaaaaaatttttgaaaattttgtttaaattggTTTAAACCGATTTAATCAACTACAGTATGTTAATTTAAAGGTAGTTAAAGCCGTTAAGTTGATTTGGTTCGATTAAGTTTTTTAGGAaagtcgattaagttggttAATGGTATTCCTTAACGAATTAACCGATTTAATTGAATGCTCACTCCTAATTCTTATATATGTTtgtaatctattttattttttcttaaatttatgttgtattatttattatttatttttggtactAAGAAATACAGAAAAAatattgaacaaaataaaataataagtttgATATGGAGTAAGATATTGAacaaaagttttattttaatttgaaactttttttgAGCAATTagccaaaaaaatcttaccatttctttttctttagttttttttttaaatttgggAAAAGGAGATTCAAACGCTACTCTCTAGGCAGGGGATTATACACCAACCAATGAACCAAATGCTCAAATGcgatcatttttttttcctgtagTATGTCCTTGAAACTTTTCATTCTTATTAAACTGTTTGTATCAACCTTTTATGCTCAATTGCACATAGATTTCGTAGTGTTTACTTATGTAAACTTTTGTTATTATACCTTTATACTATAGAAGATTCAACTTTGATTAAGAATAATGAAATAGGTTAGATGTCACGGTCCCAATGAGAACTATTAATCCCATGTCGAGAAGAATGTTATGATTCCAATGGGAAGCTATGAATTCTGCATTGATTATGTACTAAAATGAGATTGGACATTTAAAATTCACACCATAAAGACCAACCCTTTTTTGTGTTCTTACAAAAAATACTAAATGTCTTTTTCCTATTGGCACTTTTTTGtattcttataaaataaacCAGATGTCTATTTGTTATCAAGGGTTGGCCTGTATTCTTACAGAATATATTAGATGTAGATCAACCCTTTTTCGTATTCTTACAAGATATACCATATGTCTGTTTGATGTCAAAGGTTGGCCATAACTTTTTTGCTTTCTTATAGAAAATAGAATGTTATGATTTCAACGGAGAATCATGAACCTCACATTGATTAtgtattaaaatgaaattagaCATTTAAAATTCACACCATCTTCATCTTGTGGGGCACTTGATGTCTTTCTCATCTTGTTTTTTGGTAATTGGCCAATGGCTAACCTTTTTTGCACTTTTACagatttttaatgaaatcacaCTTTATGGCCAAACCCTTTCTCTTACAAATCTTTAATGCcttttttgtacttttatgaccatttttacctttatttttataaatttacattaagattattaaatggctaatttttatatatttattaattaacatTTGTAAAtggttaaatattttttatttgagaacataaatataaatgattaattttcactaaaagtatatttattatgtttaaattaacTTGTTATGATAACTCTTAAACATTTATGTCaatactttaaaaatcttatttcaactttatgaatttttacgtttattcttataaatttacgttaagatttttaaatatcaattttcattacaagtgtttttattttagttttatgtatttattaattaacatttgtaaatgattaaatattttttctaaagcatatacatataaatgattaattttcattaaaagtaTGCTCATTTTGTCTAAATTGACATGTTACATTAAGgtttacataatattttaataatatttatttcaacTTTATGATTTGTTGTGTTTATTCTCACAAATTTACGGCTAACAATttgaaatgattaattttcactataattatttgtattcatactattatatatttataaattaacatttgtaaatgattaaattttttattcaataatataaatataaataattaatttttatttatctaataatttttattcacCGACCGATAGGCTTACTGTAGAAGAACCTTTgaggggaaaaagaaaagagtgatagagaaattgaatagaAGATACTGTCTTATTAGCATTAGGTGTCTAAATTTTTAGTTGCAGAATCATATTCCAATAGAGAAGATACAAATTTCAAGCAGAAACTAATATAAcgatataaaataattcacAACAATCGCAGACCAAATGATGAGAGCATCGATGGCATGTCAAACACGAAACCATGCAGTCCAGTTCGCCAAGGGCCTCACTCAATTTGGGTTGGAATAAGCAAGGTACGTCAGGATGGCTGACGTGTTGAACCCATTGAAATTGGACCCAGCAGCCGCCGTGTAAGCCCCCATGTTGGGAAACACCAGCCAGTCGTTCACTTGCAGTTCTGGCAGCGGATAACCTTTCAAGACCGTGTCAAGCGCATCGCACGTGGGTCCAAACACGGTGGAATCGTAGGTCCTGGCTCCTTTGCACCTGGGACTGGATGCTCTTGCGAGAGGCATGCAGGTGACGACCGCATGGTCATAGAGAATACAGTTCATTGAGCCGTAGATCCCATCGTTGATCCAATACTCTCTTAAATCACCCCTAACGCGCTTTCCTATAATGTTGGTGGCTAGGGTGAAAGCTGACTCCGCAAAAAAACGACCAGGCTCCGCAATTACTGTTAAGCTTGGCTCGTTTGGGAAATACGCTTGGAGAGCGGCTTTCACCGTTGACGCTGCTTCAGCGAATTGTGGGCCGGCTGTGAACCCTCCACCGATGTTTAGCACATGCATTTTGGGCATGCCAAGTCTAGCGGCCGTTTCAAACACAGTTTTAGCTGCTGCTATGGCTTCTCGATAGGCTCGAAACTGCATGGCTCCACTGCCAATGTGGAACGAGACTCCTGTAACGGTGAGCCGTGCAGTTTGAGCAGCTTGGAGAAGAGGGGTGACTTCCTCCGGGAGTGCACCGTACTTGGGACCTAAAGGGCATCTTGCGCCGCCATCATCCGGGGCCTTGACTCGGATCAATAAGGCACATTTAGGGTGCCACTTCTTAATCTTCTCAAGTTCCTCTTTGGAGTCGAAAGTTGTCAGGTTAACACCGACTGTTGCAGCATACTTGATGTGGGACTCTGCTTTGCATGGATTAGCAAAGATGATTCTACCAGGTGAAACACCAAGAGACAAAACGGATTCAATCTCGGCCTTACTTGCACAGTCGAAGCCTGAGCCCAGGGTAGCTAATGCCCCAAGCAAAGCTGGGTTGGGGTTACACTTAACGGCGTAGAAAGGTTGAGCCATGGGAAGGTTACGGGCCCACTTGTCAAACAGAGCCATGACAACACCCAAATCCAGCACGTAAAAGGGCTCTTTCATTTCGTGTTTGGTGGAAACGATTGACTGAATGAAAGCAGTCAAACCATCTTTCGACAGAGCGGCGACCTTCTTTCCTCTCACCCCAGGCGCACCCACAATGGCTTGGAGGGTCCTGGGGCTGGATCCCATGGCAACCTAAATAGACTCAGAAAGAACTAAAAAGTATAAGGCTTTTAACAGCAAGATGAGAATTCCGAAAGTAGAAGCACTATAATCGTACTCTGGGTGGCTATATATAAAGAGACAGGGTCAGGGTGGCACCACATCATGAGATGGTGGTGgaggaaaaggagaaaaaggtGTCTATAATTGAATAGCCTTTTTCATCCTTGAAGAATCAAGCACCAAAAGTAATTATCCCAAAAGGCAACGGTAATTGCAGGAAATCCAAAGTGTGAACAATGAATCAAAGTACAAATCCCTGGTGATGATACCAGAGGAAGCTTGGGTGTGTCTGGAGTTCCATGGAAAACTGTGGTTCCGTTTGATTATGCTCAGGTATATAACCAAGGACTCTCTAGTGGACCAGGATGCTCCTGCGAATGATTCTAACCGCGGAAATTTCGCGTAAGCGGCGAATTGGAGGAATCTACGTATGTTGGTGGAAAAGTATACAGatgttgattttgtgattCCCTTTTGATATTCACAAagcaattttattaatattagaATACCGAATTATTGATACAGTCACAGAAATCTTTAATTAATAGATTACTTTTCAAAACTCAACTCTCAGGAAAAAGAATGAGCATGTGCAAACGAACGGGaatattgaaattgaaattgtgGAATGCAAATCATCCTGCCACCGAAGCCATGATGCAAGAGGCAATTTCTTAGGCGTGTGAATCAAGTTCGTTTGCGTGTgatgtttaattattttttttttctagaaatgtcaattttctttttggcttTATGAGAGGAAATAAGTTTGG from the Theobroma cacao cultivar B97-61/B2 chromosome 8, Criollo_cocoa_genome_V2, whole genome shotgun sequence genome contains:
- the LOC18591633 gene encoding ornithine decarboxylase, whose protein sequence is MHSLIVSPFLSLDQSRTMVSSSRSLQAIISAGGLTRKRAAALTENELIAFIQSVISDEQQTEPFYVLDLGVVVDLFDTWIRNLPMVQAFYAVKCNPSPALLREMAALGSNFDCASRAEIEAILALGVSPDRIVFANPCKAESHIKYAASVGVNLTTFDSKDELEKIRKWHPECALLIRIKPPETSGARFQLGAKFGALPEEVVPLLQAAQAAKFTVPGVSFHIGSGATHFRAFEEAIAAAKTVFEKAAHLGMPNMHILNIGGGFTAGPRFTEAAPVVKTALQKYFFNEPGLKVMAEPGLFFAQSSFTLVASIIGKRVRHELREYWINDGIYGSMNFLLYDHDDVILTPLACTSNRGNPTCKGLKTYDSTVFGPTCDAVDTVLKGHPLPELQVNDWLVFHKMGAYTSACGTKFNGFDTCAISTYIAYSDQS
- the LOC18591634 gene encoding ornithine decarboxylase produces the protein MGSSPRTLQAIVGAPGVRGKKVAALSKDGLTAFIQSIVSTKHEMKEPFYVLDLGVVMALFDKWARNLPMAQPFYAVKCNPNPALLGALATLGSGFDCASKAEIESVLSLGVSPGRIIFANPCKAESHIKYAATVGVNLTTFDSKEELEKIKKWHPKCALLIRVKAPDDGGARCPLGPKYGALPEEVTPLLQAAQTARLTVTGVSFHIGSGAMQFRAYREAIAAAKTVFETAARLGMPKMHVLNIGGGFTAGPQFAEAASTVKAALQAYFPNEPSLTVIAEPGRFFAESAFTLATNIIGKRVRGDLREYWINDGIYGSMNCILYDHAVVTCMPLARASSPRCKGARTYDSTVFGPTCDALDTVLKGYPLPELQVNDWLVFPNMGAYTAAAGSNFNGFNTSAILTYLAYSNPN